A stretch of Cucumis sativus cultivar 9930 chromosome 2, Cucumber_9930_V3, whole genome shotgun sequence DNA encodes these proteins:
- the LOC101212428 gene encoding protein RRNAD1 isoform X7, producing the protein MVLPGWCMASLNTVLSQGMNQKKKHEVEVLSAIISLIASDMKSRAIVDVGAGQGYLAQALSFHYKHSVLAIDACSHHGNVTSARSARIKKYYLSQIRKAGLEAKNLRLPKAMTFHVLSVDALKSLANMSLEDDHVEKTSMTGDDQKKINQQDSKCLTLCNSDEEPSLVLAGLHACGDLSVIILRTFVECKEVKAVINIGCCYNLLTEYGSNNEGVQNGFPMSFGVKSSGLSLGKSGRGLACQKDGGIWKMKVASIILSCMLFVLLSKWYSINIIQTWLPLAHPLGVKERHCAVKRKGRIQYPRSVMKISLRHHNQCVADLIGGLPVNVNAFSHTVSDHGSTPCEQSKSVDKYPLFEKFCHSGLNRLGIQSSQDMDCYGIWMDTDPFTELIGPYWSLRAALGPVLETCILLDRLLFLQEQGGSVEAILLPIFDPSLSPRNVAIIARKVGTTEGLLEESKINAKLKC; encoded by the exons ATG GTCCTGCCTGGCTGGTGCATGGCTTCGCTTAACACTGTTCTTTCTCAAGGCATGAatcagaagaaaaaacatgaa GTTGAAGTCCTTTCCGccattattagtttaattgcAAGTGACATGAAAAGTCGTGCAATTGTTGATGTGGGTGCTGGTCAG GGTTACTTAGCACAAGCGCTCTCCTTCCATTACAAGCATTCAGTTCTTGCAATTGATGCCTGTTCCCATCATGGAAATGTCACAAGTGCACGTTCAGCACGGATTAAGAAGTATTACTTATCTCAAATTCGTAAAGCTGG GTTGGAAGCCAAAAATTTGAGACTGCCAAAGGCAATGACATTCCATGTGTTGTCCGTTGACGCATTAAAATCCCTTGCTAACATGTCGCTAGAAGACGATCATGTTGAGAAGACAAGTATGACTGGTGatgatcaaaagaaaataaaccaaCAGGATTCGAAGTGTTTGACTTTGTGCAATTCTGACGAAGAGCCTTCATTGGTTCTTGCTGGTCTTCATGCTTGTGGTGATCTTTCGGTGATAATTCTTAG GACATTTGTAGAGTGCAAGGAAGTAAAAGCAGTAATTAATATTGGTTGCTGTTACAACCTTCTCACGGAGTATGGATCTAACAATGAAGGTGTCCAAAATGGATTTCCAATGAGCTTCGGTGTCAAATCTTCTGGCTTGTCTCTGGGAAAAAGTGGCAGAGGCCTTGCATGTCAG AAAGATGGAGGAATTTGGAAAATGAAGGTGGCCTCCATAATTTTGAGTTGCATGCTTTTCGTGCTGCTTTCCAAATG GTACTCTATAAATATTATCCAGACGTGGTTGCCACTTGCCCATCCGTTGGGCGTCAAGGAAAGGCATTGCGCCGTCAAAAGAAAAGGGAGGATTCAGTATCCTCGCAGTGTCATGAAGATAAGCTTGAGGCATCACAATCAG TGTGTTGCAGATCTTATTGGGGGGTTGCCAGTCAACGTCAATGCTTTTTCTCATACTGTTTCAGACCATGGGAGTACGCCATGTGAACAGTCCAAATCTGTTGACAAATACCctctttttgaaaagttttgtCACTCTGGATTAAATCGCCTTGGAATTCAATCTTCGCAGGATATGGATTGTTATGGAATCTGGATGGACACTGACCCTTTTACC GAACTTATTGGGCCTTATTGGTCTCTTCGAGCTGCTCTGGGCCCAGTATTGGAAACATGTATTCTGCTCGACAGATTACTGTTTCTTCAGGAGCAAGGTGGATCGGTTGAAGCCATACTTCTACCTATTTTTGACCCGTCTTTATCTCCAAGGAACGTGGCTATAATCGCTAGGAAAGTTGGTACAACAGAAGGTTTATTGGAGGAAAG CAAGATTAATGCAAAGCTGAAGTGCTGA